A genomic segment from Triticum dicoccoides isolate Atlit2015 ecotype Zavitan chromosome 1A, WEW_v2.0, whole genome shotgun sequence encodes:
- the LOC119275548 gene encoding thaumatin-like protein encodes MALPHPLLLSCILLLALPGPAVLMAGGVTFHVTNKCPFPVWPAVAPNAGHPVLAAGGFFLPAGQSKRVGAPATWNGRLWGRTGCNFAGTDANAASCLTGDCDGRLACNGSVGAPPATLVEVSLHADQSKGSSYDVSVVDGYNLPVAVWTRPANRSGDCFIAGCAKNVNAVCPPELQVTASGGAGKKATVVACRSACLAFGLDAFCCRGAYGTAETCRSSVYSRLFRDACPAYYSYAYDVAAATARCYAQEYVVTFCPSRWGDPVAQI; translated from the exons ATGGCTCTTCCTCATCCCCTGCTTCTGTCCTGCATCTTGCTGCTGGCTCTCCCAG GACCGGCGGTGTTGATGGCAGGGGGCGTCACGTTCCACGTAACCAACAAGTGCCCGTTCCCGGTGTGGCCGGCGGTCGCGCCCAACGCCGGCCACCCCGTGCTCGCCGCGGGtggcttcttcctccctgcgggccAGTCGAAGCGCGTCGGGGCTCCGGCCACCTGGAACGGCCGCCTCTGGGGCCGCACCGGCTGCAACTTCGCGGGCACCGACGCCAACGCCGCCAGCTGCCTCACCGGCGACTGCGACGGACGCCTCGCCTGCAACGGGTCCGTGGGCGCCCCTCCCGCCACCCTCGTGGAGGTGAGCCTGCACGCGGACCAGAGCAAGGGGAGCTCCTACGACGTGAGCGTGGTGGACGGGTACAACCTGCCGGTGGCCGTGTGGACCAGGCCGGCGAACCGCAGCGGCGACTGCTTCATCGCCGGGTGCGCCAAGAACGTGAACGCGGTGTGCCCGCCGGAGCTGCAGGtcacggcgagcggcggcgcgggcAAGAAGGCGACGGTGGTGGCGTGCAGGAGCGCGTGCCTGGCCTTCGGGCTGGACGCCTTCTGCTGCCGCGGCGCGTACGGCACCGCGGAGACGTGCCGGAGCAGCGTCTACTCGCGGCTCTTCAGGGATGCCTGCCCGGCCTACTACAGCTACGCGTACGACGTGGCCGCCGCCACGGCGCGCTGCTACGCGCAGGAGTACGTGGTCACCTTCTGTCCGTCCAGATGGGGTGATCCTGTGGCCCAGATTTGA